The Aurantiacibacter arachoides genome window below encodes:
- a CDS encoding metallopeptidase family protein, whose amino-acid sequence MTRDFGMACSAGEMEAMARAAWASLPAQFTAHLGDVLVQVQDFAEDELLADMEIESAYDLTGVYEGLPLTERSVEHSGTMPDRIRLFRVPIMLEWVERGDVELEFLVKHVLVHEIGHHFGLSDEDMHALEDAAD is encoded by the coding sequence ATGACACGCGATTTCGGCATGGCTTGCAGTGCGGGCGAAATGGAGGCGATGGCGCGGGCCGCCTGGGCCTCTTTGCCGGCACAATTCACCGCGCATCTGGGCGATGTGCTGGTGCAGGTGCAGGACTTTGCCGAGGACGAGCTGCTCGCCGACATGGAGATCGAAAGCGCCTACGACCTCACCGGCGTCTACGAGGGCCTGCCGCTGACGGAGCGCAGCGTGGAGCATTCGGGCACCATGCCGGACCGCATCCGCCTGTTCCGCGTGCCGATCATGCTGGAATGGGTGGAGCGCGGGGACGTGGAGCTCGAATTTCTGGTCAAGCACGTGCTGGTGCACGAGATCGGGCACCACTTCGGCCTCAGCGACGAAGACATGCACGCGCTGGAGGATGCGGCGGACTAG
- a CDS encoding peptidylprolyl isomerase: MKHIVGLALLALTIPAAAQEAQEPATPTSVIAAASAEDWVAIAPADLLIMDLSPDARGNARRVMIQLMPPPFSQPWVANIRTLAAAHWWDGTSVNRVQDNYVTQWGDVTEAKPLPEGVVSPVADYAATGLIAVPDPRGRPRLNYTLGMLMVRNARLAANGDLAVSDEMRQALEGNAQTSPSELSMPEVGDRYAGIATFVAGWPVGGNFSLHGREAEAFWPIHCYGAVGVGRNMAPDTGTGAELYTIIGQPQRHMDRNLAVVGRVIEGMEHLSSLPRGSGDLGFYTEEEADLRVSILSVRLGSELADAPAFEYLDTASESFARYVAVRANRNDAFYTVPAGGVDVCSVQVPVRRAE; the protein is encoded by the coding sequence ATGAAGCACATCGTCGGCCTCGCCCTCCTCGCCCTCACCATTCCAGCCGCCGCGCAGGAGGCGCAGGAACCCGCCACCCCGACCTCGGTCATCGCTGCCGCCAGCGCGGAGGATTGGGTGGCGATCGCACCCGCAGACCTGCTGATAATGGACCTCTCTCCCGATGCGCGCGGCAACGCACGTCGCGTGATGATCCAGCTGATGCCGCCGCCGTTCAGCCAGCCGTGGGTGGCGAACATCCGCACGCTCGCCGCCGCGCACTGGTGGGACGGGACAAGCGTCAACCGGGTGCAGGACAACTATGTGACGCAATGGGGGGACGTCACCGAGGCCAAGCCGCTGCCGGAGGGGGTGGTGTCTCCGGTTGCGGATTACGCGGCAACCGGGCTGATTGCCGTGCCCGATCCGCGAGGGCGCCCGCGCCTGAACTATACGCTGGGCATGTTGATGGTCCGCAACGCCCGACTGGCGGCCAACGGTGACTTGGCGGTATCAGACGAGATGCGCCAAGCATTGGAGGGCAATGCACAGACGTCACCAAGCGAGCTCTCAATGCCTGAGGTTGGGGACCGCTATGCGGGCATCGCGACGTTCGTGGCCGGGTGGCCTGTCGGCGGCAATTTTTCCCTCCACGGACGCGAGGCGGAAGCGTTCTGGCCCATCCACTGCTATGGCGCCGTCGGCGTCGGCCGTAACATGGCGCCCGATACCGGGACCGGGGCGGAGCTTTATACCATCATCGGGCAGCCGCAGCGGCACATGGATCGCAACCTTGCCGTGGTGGGCCGGGTGATCGAGGGGATGGAGCATCTTTCCAGCCTGCCGCGCGGGTCGGGGGACCTGGGGTTCTACACCGAGGAGGAGGCGGACTTGCGCGTTTCGATCCTCTCAGTGCGGCTGGGGAGCGAGTTGGCTGACGCTCCGGCCTTTGAATATCTCGATACCGCCAGCGAGAGCTTTGCGCGTTACGTGGCGGTGCGGGCGAACCGCAACGATGCTTTCTACACCGTGCCGGCGGGCGGGGTGGACGTGTGCAGCGTGCAGGTGCCGGTGCGGCGGGCGGAGTAA
- a CDS encoding RelA/SpoT family protein: MLRQYELVERVKEYDPDADEALLNRAYVYTVQKHGSQKRASGDPYFSHPVEVAGLMTDLKLDQETIITALLHDTVEDTLATIEDVEAKFGPEVARLVDGVTKLSKIEQLTDDERAAENLRKFLLAMSEDIRVLLVKLADRLHNMRTLHHIKSPDKRRRIARETMDIYAPLAERVGMYEYMREMQLLAFQQLEPEGYDTITRRLEQLRQSDTGQVDRIALDIKQALSEAGLAVEVWGREKHPYSIWKKMAERHLPFEQVSDIMAFRVLTDSVADCYRAMGILHQQFQFVPGRFKDYISTPKNNGYKSLHTTLFYDRSMRVEVQIRTREMHRTNEFGLAAHWAYKQGDRPDGAVSWLRDLIEIVDSSHDAEELLEHTKMAIYQDRIFAFTPKGALFQLPKGSTAVDFAFAVHTALGAQTVGAKINARHMPLRTPLENGDVVEIIKGKNAEPQLSWLGFVVTGKARASIRRAVRLKEREEVAEIGAKMFDEIAERLPAKVGRKAKKQAVARLGLVDEEDLMHAIGSAKLTDRQVMEALVPGSTADMPSEPTQERAISIKGLTAGAGFDLANCCHPVPGDRIVGLRRPRKAVEVHAIDCLELANGVDADWVDLSWGERSHGAVGRLTIVLYNRPGTLADMAGVFARNNANVMNLVLTQRDDPFHTYEVDLEVQDLAHLTRIVSALRASDAVAQADRI; this comes from the coding sequence ATGCTCCGCCAGTATGAACTAGTCGAACGGGTCAAGGAATACGATCCCGACGCCGACGAGGCGCTGCTCAACCGCGCCTATGTCTATACCGTGCAGAAGCACGGCAGCCAGAAGCGTGCGAGCGGCGATCCGTATTTCAGTCACCCGGTCGAGGTGGCGGGCCTGATGACGGACCTGAAGCTCGACCAGGAAACCATCATCACCGCGCTGCTCCACGACACGGTGGAGGATACGCTCGCCACGATCGAGGATGTCGAGGCGAAGTTCGGACCCGAGGTTGCCCGGCTGGTGGACGGGGTCACCAAGCTTTCCAAGATCGAGCAGCTGACCGACGACGAGCGGGCCGCCGAAAACCTGCGCAAGTTCCTGCTCGCCATGAGCGAGGACATCCGCGTGCTGCTGGTGAAGCTGGCCGACCGGCTGCACAACATGCGCACGCTGCATCACATAAAATCGCCCGACAAGCGCCGCCGCATCGCGCGCGAGACGATGGATATCTACGCCCCGTTGGCGGAGCGGGTAGGCATGTACGAATACATGCGCGAGATGCAGCTGCTCGCCTTCCAGCAGCTCGAGCCCGAAGGGTATGACACCATCACCCGCCGGCTGGAGCAGTTGCGCCAGTCCGATACGGGCCAGGTCGATCGCATCGCTCTCGACATCAAGCAGGCGCTGTCCGAAGCCGGTCTTGCGGTCGAGGTATGGGGGCGGGAAAAGCACCCCTATTCGATCTGGAAAAAGATGGCCGAGCGCCACCTGCCGTTCGAACAGGTCAGCGACATCATGGCCTTTCGCGTGCTGACCGACAGCGTTGCGGACTGTTACCGCGCAATGGGCATCCTGCATCAACAGTTCCAGTTCGTGCCGGGACGGTTCAAGGACTACATCTCCACGCCCAAGAACAACGGGTACAAGTCGCTCCACACCACGCTGTTCTACGATCGGTCGATGCGCGTGGAGGTGCAGATCCGCACGCGCGAGATGCACCGCACCAACGAATTCGGGCTGGCCGCGCACTGGGCTTACAAGCAGGGTGACCGACCCGACGGCGCGGTCAGCTGGCTGCGCGACCTGATCGAGATCGTCGATTCCAGCCACGATGCCGAGGAGCTGCTCGAGCATACGAAGATGGCGATCTACCAGGATCGCATCTTTGCCTTCACACCCAAGGGCGCGCTGTTCCAGCTGCCCAAGGGCTCGACCGCGGTCGACTTCGCCTTTGCCGTCCACACCGCGCTGGGCGCGCAGACCGTGGGGGCCAAGATCAACGCCCGCCACATGCCGCTGCGCACGCCGCTGGAAAACGGCGACGTGGTGGAGATCATCAAGGGCAAGAACGCCGAGCCGCAGCTGAGCTGGCTGGGCTTCGTGGTTACCGGCAAGGCTCGCGCCTCCATCCGCCGCGCGGTGCGCCTGAAGGAACGCGAGGAAGTGGCCGAGATCGGCGCAAAGATGTTCGACGAGATCGCCGAACGCCTGCCCGCCAAGGTCGGCCGCAAGGCCAAGAAGCAGGCCGTCGCCCGGCTGGGACTGGTGGACGAGGAAGACCTGATGCACGCCATCGGCTCCGCCAAGCTGACCGATCGACAGGTGATGGAGGCGCTGGTGCCCGGCAGCACCGCCGACATGCCGAGCGAGCCGACGCAGGAACGCGCGATCTCCATCAAGGGGCTGACGGCGGGCGCGGGATTTGATCTGGCGAACTGCTGCCACCCGGTGCCGGGTGACCGGATCGTGGGGCTCAGGCGGCCGCGCAAGGCGGTGGAGGTTCATGCCATCGACTGCCTGGAACTGGCCAATGGCGTCGACGCGGACTGGGTCGACCTGTCGTGGGGCGAACGCTCGCACGGCGCGGTCGGGCGGCTCACCATCGTGCTCTACAATCGCCCCGGCACCTTGGCCGACATGGCCGGGGTGTTTGCGCGCAACAATGCCAACGTGATGAACCTGGTGCTGACCCAGCGCGACGATCCTTTCCACACCTATGAGGTCGACCTGGAGGTGCAGGACCTGGCGCACCTGACCCGCATCGTCAGCGCCCTGCGCGCCAGCGACGCGGTGGCGCAGGCGGACCGGATTTAA